A genomic region of Spodoptera frugiperda isolate SF20-4 chromosome 31, AGI-APGP_CSIRO_Sfru_2.0, whole genome shotgun sequence contains the following coding sequences:
- the LOC118276237 gene encoding uncharacterized protein LOC118276237, with the protein MNSFVCVLLLAAVVAAEPPQYRFRFQRQQVDSGADSVAIASQNGDAPYAPAGFRPAKEFNLPTRQEAAPPSTSYGVPDDSYGAPLKTYTAPQTEYGVPSTQYGVPEQNETEDKEEVEQKEEIVKEDKTEAVKEKLQEEPKKDAEVVSAQGAYYVLLPDSQLQRVQFQTENDPRNMAYTARLQYKNEDRAPLYVYTAVPQYPSAAYVQLF; encoded by the coding sequence ATGAATTCTTTTGTGTGTGTACTACTGCTCGCAGCCGTGGTGGCGGCCGAACCTCCTCAGTACAGGTTCAGGTTCCAGAGGCAACAAGTCGACTCTGGTGCAGACAGCGTGGCGATTGCCTCACAAAACGGAGACGCCCCTTACGCTCCAGCTGGCTTCAGACCCGCAAAGGAGTTCAACTTGCCAACTCGTCAAGAAGCTGCTCCACCGTCCACCTCATACGGTGTACCTGACGACAGCTACGGTGCTCCTCTAAAAACCTACACGGCTCCTCAAACGGAATACGGTGTCCCTAGCACACAGTATGGAGTTCCAGAACAGAACGAAACTGAGGATAAGGAAGAAGTTGAACAGAAAGAAGAAATTGTCAAAGAAGATAAGACTGAAGCAGTGAAGGAGAAATTACAAGAAGAGCCCAAGAAGGACGCTGAAGTAGTTAGTGCTCAAGGTGCGTACTACGTGCTGCTGCCCGACTCCCAGCTCCAGAGAGTGCAGTTCCAGACCGAGAACGACCCCAGGAACATGGCGTACACTGCCCGTCTTCAGTACAAGAACGAAGACCGCGCCCCGTTGTACGTGTACACAGCAGTGCCCCAATATCCGTCCGCGGCTTACGTTCAATTATTCTAA
- the LOC118276236 gene encoding uncharacterized protein LOC118276236, producing MLFGSSEALMSCDSDHHFELLTRDRNKCTLIADIIVLQCVCVWVGAATILSCVWTPEYSTRDYDKLARIMYLYDSEACGYQLKKAKMISNLQISNETYDLDVLPIKWQPAITTVSTRLSAKTRKYIELSLTFHVLWFFLAIAFRVIMKNNSDIRALKFALDIFFYSCVIIVGFDFSMAIVYVTHIKQSLTKGMILRYSGWNIDLKLDSYDNFAGWLPILASVCWLRGIVFFMINVYFCKVIRIILKKIRRKEFRKKWPVDQYNPFPEPRQLESDDNKILVYRLGEQNPQI from the exons ATGCTGTTCGGAAGCTCGGAGGCGTTGATGAGTTGTGATTCGGATCACCATTTCGAATTACTTACAAGGGATAGAAACAAATGCACTTTAATAGCTGACATAATTGTTTTACAAT GTGTCTGTGTATGGGTAGGAGCAGCAACGATCCTCAGTTGCGTTTGGACTCCAGAGTATTCAACGCGGGACTACGACAAATTGGCTCGAATCATGTACCTGTATGATTCCGAGGCCTGTGGCTACCAGCTCAAGAAAGCCAAGATGATATCAAACTTGCAGATCAGTAATGAGACGTATGACCTTGATGTTCTTCCCATCAAATGGCAGCCAGCTATCACCACTGTGTCTACTCGTCTCTCAGCTAAGACAAGAAA ATACATAGAATTAAGCTTAACCTTCCACGTTCTATGGTTCTTTCTAGCCATTGCGTTTCGGGTCATCATGAAGAATAACTCGGATATACGCGCTTTGAAATTCGCTCTAGATATATTCTTCTACAGCTGCGTCATCATTGTCGGTTTTGACTTCTCAATGGCAATAGTCTACGTCACGCATATCAAGCAGAGCTTAACTAAAGGAATGATATTGAGGTACAGTGGATGGAACATCGATCTGAAACTAGACAGCTATGATAACTTCGCCGGCTGGCTCCCAATCCTAGCCTCTGTATGCTGGCTACGGGGTATTGTATTCTTCATGATCAATGTGTACTTCTGTAAAGTTATCAGAATTATCTTAAAAAAGATCAGGAGGAAAGAGTTCAGAAAGAAATGGCCTGTCGATCAGTATAATCCGTTCCCCGAACCACGACAACTTGAATCTGATGACaataaaatcctagtgtacAGGTTGGGGGAGCAAAACcctcaaatttaa